CATGGGACACGACCTGCAGGCCGGCCTGACCTCCTCGGTCGCCCTGGCCGCCAACCGCAACACCCGCCGCCGCGGCGCCGACCTCGCCGAGACCGCGCACAGCATCGACCACGCCTTGGCCGACGTGTTCCCCGACCGGTACGCCACCGCCGTCCTGAGCCACCTCGACCTGATCACCGGACGCCTGACGTGGATCAACTGCGGCCACCCCGCCCCTCTGCTCATCCGGGGCAGAGAGGTCGTGCACGGAGCGATGGACCGCCCCAGCGAACTCCCCCTGGGCTTGGGAGCCTGCCAGCCGGACAACGTGCGCACCACCCACCACATCCAGCTTGAACCCGGCGACCGCGTCCTCCTCTACACCGACGGCGTCACCGACGCACGCTCCCGCAGCGGCGAACGTTTCGGTGAAGGCGGCTTCGCCGACTTCATCATCCGGGCGATGGCCGCCGGTGAAGCCGCCCCCGAAGCCCTGCGCCGTCTCATGCACACCCTCCTCACGCACAAGCAGCAAGGCCGGCTCACCGACGACGCCACCATCGTCCTGTTCGAATGGCACCCCGCCGCCCCGCCCGGTACCCGACCCTCCGGCGTCTGAGGGCGGCTTCGGGAACCACTCCCGGACCGGTGTGCCGAACCGCGGCCTCGTGCGGTCGACCGTCTCCCGCCGCACCCTGACTGCCAGCCAGCGCCATGCCCACTGCTCGGGCAGCGTCCTCTCTCTCGACGTCCCGCACCGCAGTCGGAGCGCGCAAGCCGTACTCCCGCCCGTGCGGCGCCAAGCGTCCGCTCGCCCCTGTGCCACAGCTCCTCCCCGAGACCCACAGCAAGCGACACATGACGGTGGCCGGTCGGACCATTCCGTAAAGGGGCGGGAGGGCCGGATACTGCTCAGCCCGTTCCGCGTGACAGGCAATCCGAACGACAGCTCAACAGCGGTGCACTGTACGGCCGTCCCATCGCATGGAGTCGGCGCCGGCGGGGGGAGGTCATGCATCCGGTCCGTTGAAGCCCTGCTCCGTGATCGGCGGTTCGTCCTGGCGAGGGCCGCTGGCGCCGGGGTCATGATCCAGCTCCTGCCAGCGCTGCGCAGATGTTTCGTCCGTGGCGGTGGAAGTGTCGTCCGCGACGGGGGAGCGGCTGGGGGTGCGGTCGTCCAGGGTGATGGTGACGGGGCCGCCTTCGGGAGCGAGGTCGTCGAGGGCGGCGGCGATGCGGTCGTAGGCGGTCGCGGCCAGCGCCCAGTCGCCGTCGTCCGCCGTGTGGGAGTGCCGGGTGCCGCGCAGGGTGATCAGCAGGGCGATGAGGGAGCGGCCGGAGAGGGTGGCCGCGATGCGGTGGTCGCCGTGGTCGGCGATCTGCGGCGGCATGCGGAAGTGGGGGTGGCGAGCGGCTTGGCTGGTGAGGAATTCCCAGATGTCTCGGTGGCTCACCAGGCGTGCGGTCGATACCGACGCGGCCCGGCGCAGCCGTTCCCGGTGGAGGTGTGGGTCTTCTGCCTGTTCCGGTGCGGTCCGCGAGGGGGCGTCGGCCGGTCGCGGGACGGCGACGTGGGAGGTCACGGTGAGTGCGGCGATCTGATCGGCGAGCGGGCTGATCTGCTCAGTGATGTCTTCGCGGGTGGCGGCGGCGCGGCAGGTCTCGGTGAGTGCGGCGATCTCGCTGGCGAGCGCTCCAACCTGCTCGGCCACCTCCTCACGGGTCGGGAGCGCGACGACGTCCTGGGCGAGTGAGCTGATGCGACTGCGAACGTGCTCGCGTTCCGCCTCGGCCGAGAGCAGGTCCCGCGCCGTGGTGTCAGTCGTCTCCTGAAGCGCGGCGAGGCGGTTCCCGAAGTCCAGGTCGTACAACGGCCGTAGCTCGTCGCGGAGGGCCGCCAGGACCGCGCTGGAAATCTGCTCCAGCGTCGGGGCGGGCTGGGTGGGCGAGGGGTCCTCCCCGGCCTGGGGTACTGGCGGCGGCGAAAGGGAAAGGGCGCTGTGCGCGGAAACGTCAGGACTCCAGGAGGCGCTTCGGGGCTGGCCGGAGACCGGCGCGGAAGGCGCCTCGGCGGGTGCGGCCGAAGGGCTCATGAGGCGCTCTTTCAAGACCTGGATGTCGTCGCGCAGCAGATCCAACGTTCGCTGCACGTTCCCGATGTCCTCCCGCGCGAGAACGCCCTTCTGCGTGGCGCGCACGTCGGTGCGCATGCGGCTCAGCTCCGCGTTCACCGCCTCGGCGGCGTCGTGGTGTGCTCGCTCGCCGGCGTTGGTCACGCCGTCGAACCCCTCCCGCAGCATGGTCCGCATCTCGCTGCGCATGTCGGTCACAGTGCTGTGCAGCATGCCGATGGAGTTGGAGAAATCCTCGCGGGTGTTCCGGGGCAAGGCAGGGCCCTTTCGTGAGGTCAGGTGCGGCCCTGTGATTCTGGCGATGCTCCAGATGGGTGAAACTCGAACATGTCGTCGCACTGGCGGCGTCGCGCGCTACGGACGATGGCGCGCCGTCGGTGCACTCGGCTTCGCCGCGATCT
Above is a genomic segment from Streptomyces marincola containing:
- a CDS encoding PP2C family protein-serine/threonine phosphatase; translation: MVRAFLPSRTIGTGQVTSNAVLEPAYELGGDAFEHSIIGHCLHAAVFDAMGHDLQAGLTSSVALAANRNTRRRGADLAETAHSIDHALADVFPDRYATAVLSHLDLITGRLTWINCGHPAPLLIRGREVVHGAMDRPSELPLGLGACQPDNVRTTHHIQLEPGDRVLLYTDGVTDARSRSGERFGEGGFADFIIRAMAAGEAAPEALRRLMHTLLTHKQQGRLTDDATIVLFEWHPAAPPGTRPSGV